The window tttttgattttctttttagcCCAAATAGTGTTCGGGACGGGCCAAGGGCCGCCCGATAATGTTGCTCTTACTACaaagtttatttttgtgttcTGTTGTTGTTCTGTCAGAGGAACATGTGTTGTTTGTTGTCTTTTATAAAGAAGAGTGGAACCAAGCAAAAGTGTGAATATATTGAATGTGACTTCGCTAGCTCCATGGTGCTTTCTTGGTGTGTGCGCGTGTGTGACAGTTGATCTATTTGCATGTGGGAGATTCATGATTAAGTTTTAACTATTTAATTACGTAACTTTATTATAAACTATACTAATCTCCATTTACGCAACCTTTTTTGTCTATCCAATCAAGTGCAACAATACCATGTCTCTTCTAAACCCCATTCATAACGCATAATTAAAGTTCATATTAAAGTGTAATAACCCAAAATAAGTCAGAAGTCAAATCCCTTTATTTCGTAGTAGGACCAAAGGGAGGAACACATTCAAGTGACTACTGGTAAAATTTTCAAGTATACACATTGGAAAGAAGAATAATACAACATGAAAATGAATACAAACAAGAAGAAAACTGTATACAAAAAAGAAGATTATCTTGCAACATTGAAATGGCCATGTGCATGTCTAACAAGTGGTCCATCTAAATCTATTGAGGCCTTAAATCCGACAAGTGACAGCACCAAGATTGGGCTCCGAACACATGAGTCCTGGTTATATTATTTGATGAATCCGAACCAGTTAATCAATCCGGTATTATCCAGTTATGTAGGCTTTGAAACTATATCACTCCGGAGCTGTGTGTTAATTTTATTCCATTAATGGAGTTTATAAAGTTTGAatctcggtttggtttggtttaagtCGGTTTCATTCTACCCGGGTTTATAGGTTGAACCTTGCCTTGGTTCAGGAGAATGACATGAAAATTGATATTGATATGAGAAGATAAAACTAGGTATGCTAACTTTGCCATGGATTAACCTTATAAGAGTAACTTTATCAAATTCATAGTTTATTGATTAATAATggaacataaattaataattcaaatgataaaaatatcaaaGACTTAGCGAGAAAGGGAAACCGGTCGAACCTAACCAGCCTTCACCACCAATAAACTGACCAGCCGTATACTGCTGAGCCTCTGTTACATTTGTAATCACCTGATAACCCTTCCACTTTACTCTATTTGCAGTTCCAGACCCTGCTCCTCTATTCAAATACTCTCTATAAGTCAGAGTATCCAACGCAAAATCTCCACTCCACTCAAGCCATCCTTCGGGTCGGATCACGTCGGATATATCCGACTGCATTATCACTGTCCTTGAATATTGTTTCCAAGGACGGCCAAGATACGTCGAAAAACTTCCTTTCACGGCCATAAGATCCGACGTGGCACCAATCTTACAGTTCTGAATCACAATACCAGTGTTTTGGTTCGGGTCGGACCGGCCCTGAGCCGTGACCATGTTTTTCTGGTTGGAGTTCGGTCTGCGTGCGTTTATAACACAGTCTTGTAAAACCGCGGCTGCATTTCCGAAGATGAAATCAACGGTTCCAGCTATGTGACATTTGACAAAGAACTGACGGTTGGAGTGAACGTAAAGTGTGTCTTGATAAGCTAACATGTCACAGTTGTAGAAAGCCGAGAAGTCTGACCCGACCCGGAGAGCCACAGCTTGATGCTTTGACGGACCAGCCGTGTTTTGGAACGTGATATCACGCGCTAAGAATCTTTCACCAACGGCAGCTACATTCAcgagaaaacaaaacataaattaacGTGAAAATGTCTCTCATGTGATGTTACATGATACATATACCGAAAGTCCTCGAAAGTACTATTTtggaattttataaaattataaaaaaaacattaaatttgttaaaagtttcatgatgaagaattttaaaaaagaaaaatgaataattggaatattaaaaagttaatgttttagatttttcacaTGTACTtactaaacaaaataaatatgcactttttgtttattatttctgagtattcttttaattagtttaatgttttattatttttctaataaaaatttaccacttatattttctaacttagttatattttattttaaaattaaatgtattactttaaatttagaataattgattttaatagaaaacaaaaacagaaacatCAATTATTTAGATTCAGAGAGAGAGTACATACCAACTGTAGCTGAGTGGAAAGTGGTGCTTCCATCAACGACGTTTCTTTTTCCGGTGATAATAGTCTTTCCTCGACCATCTCCTAAAAACattatattcttcttcttcttcgacacTTCCACATTCTCTCTATAAACTCCTGCTTTTATATGTATCACATACCTCTTATTACTCTTCTCCGGCGCAGCTGCTACAGCCGCCGCAACCGTCGTAAAGTCACCGCTTCCATCAGCCGCCACCGTGGCGTCTGCATTAACCCCCGTTGACCCTTGAAGAAGCCTTCTGTCTCCGATGGATAACCAGTTTGGCCAGCCTTCTCCGTCTAAGTCGCCTGTAAGCTCCTCTTTGAGTTTGCGGTTGTTGGTGGAGCTGGACTTGTCTTTCAGCTCGAAGTTGGCTATGTCGGTTTCTGTCATGTTCTTGATCATTGCTAATGCGTTACTACACATGTGCTCCACATGTACCTGTTTTGGTCGGTTCATTGATAAGCTGtaacattttgtttttattcgTTTGAAAGAAATGCTGTATATAAATGCATAATAAGTTCATACATTTACctctatttaattttaaatatttatttaaactttatattaaatttgtGTACCTGCCCCTTCAATAAGGCCTTGCGAAGTTTCCGATCTGCTTTGTCGTAAGAGAAGCCGTCAAGGCAAGTCCCTTGGTTAGTAATGGCTGAGCTAATTAGGGTTTTCAGATCATCAGCATGTTTCCTCAGAGATTTTCCTTTAGGATACTGATCAAGATCCTCCAGCGCCACGTGAAGCTCATCTAACGTCTCATCAATAATCTCCAAACAATCATGAAGCGCTGTTACCTCACGCGCCGTCAAGCCTTTTCTTTTAGTGATAAGCTTCTTGACGGCGAAGTAATTGTGTTTCACGGCGTTTGTGGTTAGGTTCAGCGACGCTTCAATGACGTCCTTATCTGACGTCAACTTTTTCCCGGTGGCTGCCACGGCGGAGAAACAGAGCTCCGGGTAAAGGGTTGAGCTGCAAACGGACTTTAAAACGGCGTGTGATGTAGGAGTTAGCGTTgggattttttggtttttggtttggttagaTTTTGTTACGGCGATTCCAACGACGGCGGAAAATAGCACCAAAGCTAAGACGGCGGAGGAGATAATAAGTTTCTTGTTGTTCTTGAAATCTGAGAACTTGGATATGAGATCTTTTATTGGTGCCATTTTTGTGTGGGAAATGTTGTTTGTGAGGAAGTAGAAGATGGTGGAAGAGGGTTTATATATTGAATTTTGAGATGAAAtggttatatttttattattttattttgaaatgttGTTTTACTTGCTTGCtttttatgtatattaaaattttaattatttgagcTGATCATTTTCAATCTCCCTTAGGCCCACTTTTGATATCatactattataaaattaatgatCTCGTATAAAAGTTACAAATTATCTTGAATtcatattttttacatttaaagtatagatttaattaaatttgCTTCTACTTGACTTGACCAGCCTCAATAGCTATTTAGTAATAAGGATCAAAACAGTTTACATAGGATGAGCTAACCTCACGTGATTGAGCACCTTTGCAAGGTGACGCGCACGGACATTTCTAGACTTCGGTATATAAGATATAGTGGTAAAAAAAATCGTTAGAGAGGGAAATTCGTTTTTGTTTATTCTGAGGATTTTGAATGTACTGTACTATTTTTTTCTCGATTCGTATGAACATGCGTTATTTTTATTTCCAAGGAGGAAGAAGCGACTACTCTTGTCCACGTTAACataataaattttcataattaCTATATGAATAATATTTGAATGAAAGTGTCCATCTGTTTTTAGTTACACACACCGAAATCGACCTTTAATGAATTTATAACTATGAAATAgaataatttttctttgtttattagtagtaataattaactaaaatcaaatgtaaaatatatccCTTCATCACATGCTGTTCCCGGAATTTATGCTAGGAAAACGAATATTTTAGATGTTATTGGTAACgacaaatgtttcaaaacatGTCATTGGGGCTATATATTGATGTAACCTACATGCTTAAGTATCGTTAAGAAATAAACTACATACTTAAAGTACACGGTATGTAGCGACAACattcaaaacagaaaaaaatatgaaacaacaggaatattattttcttgattttataATAGGGTAATATTCCATTTTCATATTTAGCAGTGTTGTATAAAAAGCTTTTTTTGTTGTATAAAAAACTAGATGTCAGCATGTAGTAAAAACATTGTCTCCCTCTCCTCTGTCATGccacctaaaaaaaaaaaagaagaagcataaTCGGTCCTTCAATAGATCTTCTAAAATGGTTCGTCTTTAGAGCTCCATGAAATCGTCCATTTTCGTAAAGTCGTTGAAGAAGTCATCATCTCTCGCCAGTGCTCCATGTGCTGATGCTGTAACCACCACCAAAGTGGTAAAAATGACAAAAACTAAAGCTAAGGAGGTTGTTAATCCCACCAGTTCTACTTTTTCTACGGATTTCGTAGTTGTTTCTCCTGTCTCCCCAATTCCGGTCTTATCGTTGGGTCTGACTGCAGTTATCACCAGTACGGTTGCTGATAACACTTCTACTCCCGCTATCATTGGTGAAGAGGTATCTACGGGAGTCATTCCTATAATCAATTCAGATGAGAGCTCACTGCGTCAGGATGTGCGCTCGAATGAAGCTGCTGGAGTAAAGAGGTATGCTAGTCTTCTTAAAGAGTGCAACTTTGGAAGAGATAGGCACGCCAGTAGAACATGTCTCGTGTGCTCCGTTTGTCCTCATCCCGGATGATA is drawn from Brassica rapa cultivar Chiifu-401-42 chromosome A05, CAAS_Brap_v3.01, whole genome shotgun sequence and contains these coding sequences:
- the LOC103848519 gene encoding pectinesterase 2 — encoded protein: MAPIKDLISKFSDFKNNKKLIISSAVLALVLFSAVVGIAVTKSNQTKNQKIPTLTPTSHAVLKSVCSSTLYPELCFSAVAATGKKLTSDKDVIEASLNLTTNAVKHNYFAVKKLITKRKGLTAREVTALHDCLEIIDETLDELHVALEDLDQYPKGKSLRKHADDLKTLISSAITNQGTCLDGFSYDKADRKLRKALLKGQVHVEHMCSNALAMIKNMTETDIANFELKDKSSSTNNRKLKEELTGDLDGEGWPNWLSIGDRRLLQGSTGVNADATVAADGSGDFTTVAAAVAAAPEKSNKRYVIHIKAGVYRENVEVSKKKKNIMFLGDGRGKTIITGKRNVVDGSTTFHSATVAAVGERFLARDITFQNTAGPSKHQAVALRVGSDFSAFYNCDMLAYQDTLYVHSNRQFFVKCHIAGTVDFIFGNAAAVLQDCVINARRPNSNQKNMVTAQGRSDPNQNTGIVIQNCKIGATSDLMAVKGSFSTYLGRPWKQYSRTVIMQSDISDVIRPEGWLEWSGDFALDTLTYREYLNRGAGSGTANRVKWKGYQVITNVTEAQQYTAGQFIGGEGWLGSTGFPFSLSL